A genomic stretch from Acidobacteriota bacterium includes:
- a CDS encoding Lrp/AsnC family transcriptional regulator, which translates to MADELERKIVRALNQNARKSFREIAKELGTSAPVVINKIKKLEKLGAIKGYIPVIDPEYFGYNLIAVIAIRISHGKLIETQEKIAEDPHVCAVFDVTGEWDSIVVAHFEGRGDLNKFIKNVLSQRYVDRTVTHIVLNVVKDERRLII; encoded by the coding sequence ATGGCTGATGAGTTGGAGAGAAAAATTGTTAGAGCTCTTAACCAGAATGCAAGGAAAAGTTTTAGAGAAATAGCAAAAGAATTGGGAACATCTGCTCCAGTAGTTATAAACAAGATAAAAAAACTTGAAAAATTGGGTGCAATAAAAGGGTATATTCCAGTAATAGATCCTGAATACTTTGGGTATAATTTAATTGCTGTTATCGCTATAAGAATTTCCCATGGGAAACTAATCGAGACTCAAGAAAAAATAGCAGAAGACCCCCATGTATGTGCAGTTTTTGATGTTACAGGTGAATGGGATTCAATAGTCGTAGCCCATTTTGAAGGTAGAGGAGATTTAAATAAATTTATAAAGAATGTCCTTTCTCAGAGATACGTTGATAGAACAGTTACTCATATTGTCCTTAATGTAGTAAAAGACGAACGAAGACTTATAATTTGA
- a CDS encoding FAD-binding oxidoreductase, with translation MIFDSNLEVKLYKKESVELPDFIKDKFPKIKFVYQPENIDDIKWIFSYSRKNKLSIIPRGAATSGMGGIIPLRKSIMADLTHLNKILDLDEKNKTIYFEAGLRWWELKLFLKKFSLDLYTYPTSLFSTVGGWLSTGGYGINSFKYGHISNLVESIEVITPDNSMVIGSKDPKFKYFIGTEGQMGIITRVKLKIRETNLAKPYLVLFETISQAVEFLSDVFKSTKIVPSHVSYFDRYRLEHKNLFLNGKVSFPQLEGVLVLCLKVTHKMKRS, from the coding sequence ATGATATTTGATTCTAACCTTGAAGTCAAATTATACAAAAAAGAATCAGTTGAACTTCCTGATTTTATAAAAGATAAATTTCCAAAAATAAAATTTGTGTATCAACCTGAAAATATTGACGATATAAAATGGATATTTTCATATTCCAGAAAAAATAAACTCTCGATAATTCCTCGCGGAGCAGCAACTTCAGGAATGGGAGGCATTATCCCCCTTAGAAAATCTATAATGGCTGACCTTACGCATTTAAATAAAATCTTAGATTTAGATGAAAAAAATAAAACAATTTATTTTGAAGCAGGTTTGAGATGGTGGGAGTTAAAGCTTTTCTTGAAGAAATTCTCTCTTGACCTTTACACTTACCCAACAAGTTTGTTTTCAACAGTTGGTGGCTGGTTATCGACAGGAGGTTATGGAATTAATAGCTTTAAGTATGGCCATATATCAAACCTTGTTGAATCAATCGAAGTTATAACACCTGATAATTCAATGGTAATCGGCAGTAAGGATCCAAAATTTAAGTATTTCATTGGAACTGAAGGTCAAATGGGAATAATAACCAGGGTGAAGCTTAAAATTCGAGAAACTAACTTAGCTAAACCATATCTTGTTCTTTTCGAAACTATCTCACAGGCTGTAGAGTTTTTATCTGATGTTTTTAAATCGACAAAAATCGTCCCATCCCATGTATCCTATTTTGATAGATATAGATTAGAGCATAAAAATTTATTTCTGAACGGAAAAGTTTCATTCCCTCAATTGGAAGGCGTTCTTGTGTTGTGTTTGAAGGTAACTCACAAGATGAAGCGTTCCTGA